A region of Streptomyces sp. WMMC500 DNA encodes the following proteins:
- a CDS encoding universal stress protein: MAGHEIPEPADRKPVADHSADLEAAAEPRQGCDPAFKHGVVCGFDGSTSSERALAYAVGMARRLGCGLIIVHVANRLPTTVWAGCEPPVFVDVPDHRTEVLGLELACADYLSDVPWILVERGGDICHELEEVGREYEADAIVVGSTQGLVGRIFGSVAGRLARRAQRPVVVVP, encoded by the coding sequence ATGGCCGGTCACGAAATCCCCGAACCCGCGGACCGCAAGCCGGTCGCCGATCACTCGGCGGACCTGGAAGCGGCGGCCGAGCCGCGCCAAGGCTGCGATCCGGCGTTCAAGCACGGCGTCGTCTGCGGCTTCGACGGCTCCACCTCCAGTGAACGCGCCCTGGCCTACGCGGTCGGGATGGCGCGGCGCCTGGGCTGCGGTCTGATCATCGTGCACGTGGCCAACCGGCTGCCCACCACCGTGTGGGCCGGCTGCGAGCCGCCCGTCTTCGTGGACGTGCCCGACCACCGCACCGAAGTGCTCGGGCTCGAACTCGCCTGCGCCGACTACCTGTCGGACGTGCCCTGGATCCTCGTCGAGCGCGGCGGGGACATCTGCCACGAACTGGAGGAGGTCGGCCGGGAGTACGAGGCCGACGCCATCGTGGTGGGCTCCACGCAGGGCCTCGTGGGCCGCATCTTCGGCTCGGTGGCCGGCCGTCTCGCCCGGCGGGCGCAACGGCCCGTCGTCGTCGTGCCGTAG
- a CDS encoding helix-turn-helix domain-containing protein: MLLFSGGPVFENSIPLSVFGVDRQDAGTPRYRLLVCAGEDGPLRTTGGLELSAPYGLEALARAGTVVVPAWRSITQPPPAAALDALRRAHEDGARVVGLCTGAFALAAAGLLDGRPATTHWMYAPTLAKRYPSVHMDPRELFVDDGDILTSASTAAGIDLCLHLVRQDHGAEAAAALSRRLVVPARRGSGQERYLDRSLPEEIGGDPLAEVVAWALENLHEQFDVETLAARAYMSRRTFDRRFRSLTGSAPLQWLITQRVLQAQRLLETSDFSVDEVAGRCGFRSPVALRGHFRRQLGSSPAAYRAAYRARNPQAVPPPEPPTVPAPRRPQPPGATGVAKVTGVAAAAGGGGVDGAEKPQSDAYAPGHLEPHQPRLRGALARRATVPGQRDRHVG, from the coding sequence GTGCTGCTGTTCAGCGGCGGCCCCGTCTTCGAGAACTCCATCCCCCTCTCCGTCTTCGGAGTCGACCGCCAGGACGCCGGCACCCCCCGGTACCGGCTGCTGGTCTGCGCCGGTGAGGACGGCCCGCTGCGCACCACCGGCGGCCTGGAGCTCTCCGCGCCGTACGGTCTGGAGGCGCTGGCCCGCGCCGGCACCGTCGTCGTACCCGCGTGGCGCTCCATCACCCAGCCGCCGCCCGCCGCGGCACTGGACGCGCTGCGCCGCGCGCACGAGGACGGCGCCCGCGTCGTCGGGCTGTGCACCGGCGCGTTCGCGCTCGCCGCGGCCGGGCTGCTCGACGGCCGCCCGGCCACCACGCACTGGATGTACGCGCCGACGCTCGCCAAGCGCTACCCGTCGGTCCACATGGACCCGCGCGAGCTGTTCGTCGACGACGGCGACATCCTGACCTCGGCCAGCACGGCCGCCGGCATCGACCTGTGCCTGCACCTGGTGCGCCAGGACCACGGCGCCGAGGCCGCCGCCGCGCTCTCCCGGCGGCTCGTGGTGCCCGCGCGGCGCGGCAGCGGCCAGGAGCGCTACCTCGACAGGTCTTTACCCGAGGAGATCGGCGGAGACCCGCTGGCGGAGGTCGTGGCCTGGGCGCTGGAGAACCTGCACGAGCAGTTCGACGTGGAGACTCTCGCGGCCCGCGCGTACATGAGCCGACGCACGTTCGACCGGCGGTTCCGTTCGCTCACCGGCAGCGCTCCGCTGCAGTGGCTGATCACCCAGCGGGTGCTTCAGGCGCAGCGGCTGCTGGAGACGTCGGACTTCTCCGTGGACGAAGTGGCAGGGCGCTGCGGCTTCCGCTCGCCCGTCGCGCTGCGCGGGCACTTCCGCCGCCAGCTCGGCTCCTCCCCGGCCGCGTACCGGGCCGCCTACCGCGCCCGCAACCCCCAGGCCGTACCGCCGCCCGAGCCCCCCACGGTGCCCGCGCCCCGGCGCCCGCAGCCGCCCGGCGCCACCGGCGTCGCGAAGGTCACGGGCGTCGCGGCCGCCGCCGGCGGGGGCGGCGTGGACGGCGCCGAGAAGCCGCAGTCGGACGCCTACGCGCCCGGCCACCTGGAGCCGCACCAGCCGCGGCTCCGGGGCGCGCTCGCCCGGCGTGCGACCGTGCCGGGACAGCGTGACCGGCACGTAGGGTGA
- the orn gene encoding oligoribonuclease, giving the protein MNDRMVWIDCEMTGLSLTDDALVEVAALVTDSELNVLGDGIDIVIRPPAAALASMPGVVRAMHTASGLLDELAGGTTLADAERQVLAYVREFVPEPGRAPLCGNSVGTDRGFLNRDMPDLEGHLHYRIVDVSSVKELARRWYPRAYFNSPEKAGNHRALADIRESIAELRYYREAVFVPPPGPDSDTAKAIAARHTLAADGS; this is encoded by the coding sequence ATGAACGATCGGATGGTCTGGATCGACTGCGAGATGACGGGCCTCTCGCTGACCGACGACGCGCTCGTCGAGGTGGCCGCGCTCGTCACCGACTCGGAGCTGAACGTGCTCGGTGACGGCATCGACATCGTCATCCGCCCCCCGGCCGCGGCCCTCGCCTCCATGCCCGGGGTCGTACGCGCCATGCACACCGCCTCCGGCCTGCTCGACGAGCTGGCCGGCGGCACGACGCTGGCGGACGCGGAGCGCCAGGTGCTCGCCTACGTACGCGAGTTCGTCCCCGAGCCCGGCCGCGCCCCGCTGTGCGGCAACTCCGTCGGCACCGACCGCGGCTTCCTCAACCGGGACATGCCGGACCTGGAGGGCCATCTGCACTACCGCATCGTGGACGTCTCGTCGGTCAAGGAGCTGGCCCGCCGCTGGTACCCGCGGGCCTACTTCAACAGCCCCGAGAAGGCGGGCAACCACCGCGCCCTGGCGGACATCCGGGAGAGCATCGCCGAACTGCGCTACTACCGCGAGGCGGTCTTCGTCCCCCCGCCGGGCCCGGACTCCGACACCGCGAAGGCCATCGCGGCCCGCCACACGCTGGCGGCGGACGGCTCGTAA
- a CDS encoding LacI family DNA-binding transcriptional regulator codes for MGFAEKRGDYYRARYWIAPGKLRTVVDAHGRTVRFGTRRRAEKAAKEHEVKAREAAWQDPAARKITFGEYANRWYADQDLAPSTMEIYRGTIEQHLLPDFEDMPLTDIGPADVGAWEKREQAVYAMSSVRNRRAVLHLILADALDEGLIATNPAAKRRGRGRKAGRSRARGPEKVVTTPLGILLVAERAALLSGRDDEFVACVQKGYTGMRWGELVGLETEYLRPGAFRIEWQLYELDKGEFVRCPPKDDSYRTIDAPAWLDDLVTGHVRRDQPQPCPCHGKTYVFHGQGNARLEPPGAKLVDVARRAGVSTGTVSGVLNRPERIPEATRARVAEAIADLGYVRGFRSPTPAAHWRRSGFAAWLFTPAATGWYPKKGPLEPRPVPLLAVPWPGIPVRGRNAQGRAQACWLPVAQGLTPHGLRHTHRTLMEELGTEKVLMDERMGHLDGSISARYTHVTQAMRQRLCRGLTELWEESLRARRTLSPGSPVAVLDRLLRASAKGRNS; via the coding sequence GTGGGATTCGCCGAGAAGCGCGGGGACTACTACCGCGCCAGGTACTGGATCGCCCCCGGCAAGCTGCGCACCGTCGTGGACGCGCACGGACGGACGGTCCGCTTCGGCACCCGGCGCCGAGCCGAGAAGGCGGCGAAAGAACACGAGGTCAAGGCCAGGGAAGCCGCCTGGCAGGACCCGGCCGCTCGAAAGATCACGTTCGGGGAGTACGCCAACCGCTGGTACGCGGACCAGGACCTCGCCCCGTCCACCATGGAGATCTACCGGGGCACCATCGAGCAGCACTTGCTTCCGGACTTCGAGGACATGCCCCTGACCGACATCGGCCCTGCCGACGTCGGCGCCTGGGAGAAGAGGGAACAGGCGGTCTACGCCATGTCCAGTGTCCGCAACCGGCGGGCGGTCCTCCACCTGATCCTCGCCGACGCCCTGGACGAGGGCTTGATTGCTACCAACCCGGCCGCGAAGCGGCGGGGGCGCGGCCGGAAGGCCGGCCGCTCCCGTGCCCGCGGCCCGGAGAAGGTGGTGACCACCCCGCTCGGGATTCTGCTGGTCGCCGAGCGGGCCGCGCTCCTCTCCGGCCGGGATGACGAGTTCGTCGCCTGCGTTCAGAAGGGCTACACCGGCATGCGGTGGGGCGAACTGGTCGGGCTGGAAACCGAGTACCTACGGCCCGGCGCCTTCCGCATCGAATGGCAGCTCTACGAGCTGGACAAGGGCGAGTTCGTGCGTTGCCCGCCCAAGGACGACAGCTATCGCACCATCGATGCGCCGGCGTGGCTCGATGACCTGGTCACCGGCCATGTCCGCCGTGACCAGCCGCAGCCGTGCCCGTGCCACGGCAAGACGTACGTCTTCCACGGCCAGGGCAACGCCCGCCTCGAACCACCGGGCGCCAAGCTGGTCGACGTGGCCCGTCGCGCCGGCGTGTCCACGGGGACGGTCTCCGGGGTACTGAACCGCCCGGAGCGGATCCCCGAAGCGACCCGTGCCCGCGTCGCCGAGGCCATCGCCGACCTCGGATACGTACGCGGCTTCCGCTCCCCCACTCCTGCCGCCCACTGGCGCCGGTCAGGATTCGCCGCCTGGCTGTTCACTCCGGCCGCTACCGGCTGGTACCCGAAGAAGGGGCCGCTGGAGCCCCGGCCGGTGCCGCTGCTGGCCGTGCCCTGGCCCGGCATCCCGGTCCGGGGCCGCAACGCCCAGGGGCGGGCGCAGGCGTGCTGGCTGCCGGTGGCCCAGGGACTCACGCCGCACGGGCTGCGGCACACGCACCGGACGCTGATGGAGGAGCTGGGGACGGAGAAGGTCCTCATGGATGAGCGCATGGGGCACCTGGACGGCTCCATCTCGGCCCGGTACACCCACGTGACTCAGGCCATGCGACAACGCTTGTGCCGAGGACTGACGGAGCTGTGGGAGGAGTCCTTACGAGCCCGCCGGACCCTGTCTCCGGGCTCCCCCGTGGCGGTGCTCGACCGGCTACTCAGAGCATCCGCCAAGGGGCGGAATTCCTAG
- a CDS encoding helix-turn-helix domain-containing protein: MISHTRHSVTAEALPHLFRPEEVAKALGCSEWWVKEQARRRRIPFTRAGGAYRFTADHVAEIVRAFEERPVRTAEPTPADRGAFVRPRRSPEPAAEPVRLRARRPRRALPRQSPAA, from the coding sequence GTGATCAGTCACACCCGTCACAGCGTCACCGCCGAGGCCCTGCCGCACCTCTTCCGTCCCGAGGAGGTCGCGAAGGCCCTCGGCTGCTCCGAGTGGTGGGTGAAGGAACAGGCGCGGCGCCGCCGGATTCCCTTCACCCGGGCCGGCGGCGCGTACCGCTTCACCGCCGATCACGTCGCCGAGATCGTCCGTGCCTTCGAGGAGCGGCCTGTCCGGACCGCGGAGCCCACACCCGCCGACCGCGGAGCTTTCGTGCGCCCCCGACGCTCGCCGGAGCCGGCGGCGGAGCCCGTCCGCCTCCGCGCGCGTCGCCCCCGCCGGGCGCTCCCCCGCCAGTCCCCCGCAGCCTGA
- a CDS encoding AAA family ATPase, whose protein sequence is MSATLPHLYSVPPGTEPTPLQPAQQRIRTAWTADELMATEFPEPRWAVPGIISEGVNLLAGPPKVGKSWLSLGLALAVAAGGQAMDSINVDGGPVLYLALEDTPRRLQTRMRKLLDSNRAPGTLTLATSCPPLPQGGGEAIAQWVERHADARMIVIDVFAKMRGPSAPGASAYDADYAAVGHAKRLADHYGIAVVLVHHVRKAGSDDFLTEVSGTNGLAGAADATLVLKRSRGQADGVLHVTGRDVDEAEYALRFHSQAGAWQLLEGPAADHTLNQTRAVILRYVRDHPGAKPKQITQATGLAPDLVRQTCARMANDVQLIRQSGGYVVPNQEEAQE, encoded by the coding sequence ATGAGCGCCACTCTGCCCCACCTGTACTCCGTACCGCCCGGCACGGAGCCGACCCCCTTGCAACCGGCACAGCAGCGCATCCGCACCGCCTGGACCGCCGACGAACTCATGGCCACGGAGTTCCCCGAGCCGCGCTGGGCCGTGCCCGGGATCATCTCCGAGGGCGTCAACCTCCTCGCCGGCCCGCCGAAGGTGGGCAAGTCCTGGCTCTCCCTCGGCCTGGCCCTAGCCGTCGCCGCCGGCGGACAGGCGATGGACAGCATCAACGTCGACGGCGGCCCCGTGCTCTACCTCGCCTTGGAAGACACTCCGCGCCGGCTGCAGACCCGCATGCGCAAACTCCTCGACTCCAACCGCGCACCCGGCACCCTGACCCTCGCCACCTCCTGCCCGCCCCTCCCACAGGGCGGCGGCGAAGCCATCGCGCAATGGGTCGAGCGCCACGCAGACGCCCGCATGATCGTGATCGACGTGTTCGCGAAGATGCGCGGCCCCTCCGCCCCCGGCGCCTCTGCCTATGACGCCGACTATGCCGCCGTAGGCCACGCCAAGCGTTTGGCCGACCACTACGGCATCGCCGTCGTCCTCGTCCACCACGTCCGCAAAGCCGGCTCCGACGACTTCCTCACCGAAGTCTCCGGCACCAACGGCCTGGCCGGCGCCGCCGACGCGACGTTGGTCCTCAAGCGCTCCCGCGGCCAGGCGGACGGCGTCCTCCACGTCACCGGCCGCGACGTGGACGAAGCCGAGTACGCCCTGCGCTTCCACTCCCAAGCCGGCGCCTGGCAACTCCTCGAAGGCCCGGCCGCAGACCACACCCTCAACCAGACCCGAGCAGTCATCCTCCGCTACGTCCGCGACCACCCCGGCGCCAAACCCAAGCAGATCACCCAGGCCACCGGCCTGGCCCCGGACCTCGTCCGGCAGACCTGCGCCCGCATGGCCAACGACGTCCAACTCATCCGGCAGTCCGGCGGCTACGTCGTCCCGAACCAGGAGGAGGCACAGGAGTGA
- a CDS encoding bifunctional DNA primase/polymerase — MPYGSTRPLHHAALAAAERGWHVFPLVPGAKRPAVAAWEQRATLDRTRITRCWSSGAYNLGIATGPSRLVVLDLDVPKNDDTPPPGAPAGVVDGADMLAVLAEQHDQPIPTQTYTVRTASGGTHLYFTAPVDAPLRNTAGKLGWKIDSRAGGGYVVGAESTIGRERYTILHDAPPAPLPDWLTELLTPAPLPPQRPVPLPELGPRRLSAYLRGAMEGEWQRVTDAPVGTRNTALYRAAVALGQLVAGGELAAADVTALLASAAVSVGLDERAAHRTIASGLRAGAHRPRTVARRAAA; from the coding sequence ATGCCCTACGGCTCCACCCGCCCACTGCACCACGCCGCACTCGCCGCCGCCGAACGCGGCTGGCACGTCTTCCCCCTCGTCCCCGGCGCCAAGCGCCCCGCCGTCGCCGCGTGGGAGCAACGCGCCACCCTCGACCGCACGCGCATCACGCGCTGCTGGTCGAGCGGCGCGTACAACCTCGGCATCGCCACCGGCCCTTCACGGCTGGTCGTCCTCGATCTGGACGTTCCCAAGAACGACGACACCCCACCGCCGGGGGCGCCGGCAGGCGTTGTCGACGGCGCGGACATGCTGGCCGTTCTCGCCGAGCAGCATGACCAGCCGATCCCGACGCAGACCTACACGGTCCGCACCGCGAGCGGCGGCACGCACCTGTACTTCACCGCACCAGTCGACGCCCCGCTTCGGAACACCGCCGGGAAGCTGGGATGGAAGATCGACAGCCGGGCCGGAGGCGGGTACGTCGTCGGCGCCGAAAGCACCATCGGTCGCGAGCGATACACGATCCTCCACGACGCGCCGCCTGCCCCCCTCCCGGACTGGCTGACCGAACTCCTCACCCCCGCCCCGCTCCCGCCGCAGCGACCGGTTCCACTGCCGGAACTGGGCCCGCGGCGGCTGAGCGCCTACCTGCGCGGCGCGATGGAGGGGGAGTGGCAGCGGGTCACCGACGCTCCGGTCGGCACCCGCAACACCGCCCTCTATCGCGCCGCGGTCGCCCTCGGCCAACTCGTCGCCGGCGGCGAACTGGCCGCCGCGGACGTCACCGCGTTACTCGCCTCCGCCGCGGTGAGCGTCGGCCTTGACGAGCGCGCCGCCCACCGCACCATCGCCTCGGGCCTGCGGGCGGGCGCCCATCGGCCCCGTACGGTGGCCCGGAGGGCAGCCGCATGA
- a CDS encoding cell division protein FtsK, which produces MKHEHDNEESAADSGGPPPDEATMVDQPGGPAAVRLMDRVTGSMRRPVVPPWARSWREFKAAGSGVAAYGWHVLAYHAVRTPWYQLRLTLQLPRGTARFVGGALRWVADAEGQPFRSAAASKEDIDYYLKLSRQRDRRVRWRTVVALMASVAGLAAALALFVLAPTWLLAFSGYVVATALGWLGQPDDEPVIHRAVEIPKTTKLTSDIVLRALGALGIQAINQEQAKGGPGFSFSAPITRDGPGWLAEGDLPYGVTVTDVIERRDKLASGLRRPLGTVWPEPVPDEHTGRLRLWVGDQDMSQASQEPWPLAKSGTVDLFRPVSWGTDQRGRWVGVTLMFIAGVIGAIPRMGKTFLLRLLLLIAALDPRAELHTYDLKGTGDLDPLGRVAYRHRAGEEPEDIAYGIAAMRELQGELRRRAKVIRSLPRDVCPESKVTTDLASKRSLGLHPIVVGVDECQVWFEHHKHGAEFKEICTDLVKRGPALGIVLLLSTQRPDKDSIPTAISANASARWCLKVMGQVENDMVLGTGAYKRGVRASMFAWGDKGICYFLGEGADARIVRSANIDALQADQIALRARAARERAGTLAGHALGEQPEPDPASSYDLLGDLAAAIPAAKPKLWNESVLARLADLRPEVYGEWNTDQLTAALRPYGIRTVQVWGTTEDGKGANRRGIRRADVIRAIAERDGRAVAA; this is translated from the coding sequence GTGAAGCACGAGCACGACAACGAAGAGAGCGCTGCCGATTCCGGCGGACCTCCTCCAGATGAGGCCACGATGGTCGACCAGCCGGGCGGCCCTGCGGCCGTACGCCTCATGGACCGGGTCACCGGCTCGATGCGGCGGCCGGTCGTCCCGCCCTGGGCCCGCTCCTGGCGGGAGTTCAAAGCCGCCGGCTCCGGTGTCGCGGCGTACGGCTGGCACGTGCTGGCGTACCACGCCGTGCGTACGCCCTGGTACCAGCTCCGCCTCACCCTCCAACTGCCGCGAGGCACGGCCCGTTTCGTCGGTGGCGCACTGCGGTGGGTTGCGGACGCCGAGGGGCAGCCGTTCCGCAGCGCTGCCGCCAGCAAAGAGGACATCGACTATTACCTGAAGCTCTCCCGGCAGCGTGACCGCCGGGTCAGGTGGCGCACGGTCGTCGCATTGATGGCCTCCGTCGCAGGACTGGCCGCCGCGCTCGCCTTATTCGTCCTGGCACCCACCTGGCTGCTGGCCTTCTCCGGTTACGTGGTCGCCACGGCGCTCGGCTGGCTCGGCCAGCCGGACGACGAGCCGGTGATTCACCGCGCCGTCGAGATCCCCAAGACCACCAAGCTCACGTCGGACATCGTCCTGCGCGCCCTCGGCGCCTTGGGTATACAGGCGATCAACCAGGAGCAGGCGAAGGGTGGCCCTGGCTTCTCGTTCTCCGCGCCCATCACGCGCGACGGGCCCGGTTGGCTTGCCGAGGGCGATCTCCCGTACGGCGTGACCGTCACGGACGTCATCGAACGCCGGGACAAGCTGGCTTCCGGCCTCCGCCGCCCGTTGGGCACAGTGTGGCCAGAGCCGGTTCCGGACGAGCACACCGGCCGCCTACGGCTGTGGGTCGGTGATCAGGACATGTCGCAGGCGAGCCAGGAGCCCTGGCCGCTGGCCAAGTCCGGCACGGTGGACCTCTTCAGGCCCGTGTCCTGGGGTACGGACCAGCGCGGCCGGTGGGTCGGCGTGACGCTGATGTTCATCGCGGGCGTCATCGGAGCCATCCCGCGCATGGGCAAGACCTTCCTCCTCCGCCTGCTCCTCCTCATCGCCGCCCTGGACCCGCGGGCCGAACTCCACACGTACGACCTGAAGGGCACCGGCGACCTCGACCCCCTCGGCCGCGTGGCATACCGCCACCGGGCCGGCGAGGAGCCGGAGGACATCGCGTACGGCATCGCCGCCATGCGCGAGCTGCAGGGCGAGCTGCGCCGCCGCGCAAAGGTGATCCGCTCACTCCCGCGCGACGTGTGCCCGGAGTCGAAGGTGACCACCGACCTGGCCTCGAAGCGCTCACTCGGGCTGCACCCGATCGTGGTCGGCGTTGACGAGTGCCAGGTCTGGTTCGAGCACCACAAGCACGGCGCGGAGTTCAAGGAGATCTGTACCGACCTGGTCAAGCGCGGCCCGGCCCTGGGGATCGTGCTTCTGCTGTCGACGCAGCGGCCGGACAAGGACAGCATCCCGACCGCGATCAGCGCCAACGCCTCCGCCCGCTGGTGCCTGAAGGTCATGGGCCAGGTCGAGAACGACATGGTCCTGGGCACGGGCGCGTACAAGCGGGGCGTACGAGCATCGATGTTCGCGTGGGGCGACAAGGGCATCTGCTACTTCCTCGGCGAAGGCGCCGACGCCCGTATCGTCCGCTCCGCCAACATCGACGCCTTGCAGGCAGACCAGATCGCCCTACGCGCCCGCGCCGCGCGCGAACGCGCCGGCACCCTCGCCGGACATGCACTCGGCGAGCAGCCGGAGCCTGATCCGGCGTCGTCGTACGACCTCCTGGGCGACCTGGCCGCCGCCATCCCGGCAGCAAAGCCGAAGCTCTGGAACGAGTCCGTTCTCGCCCGCCTGGCCGACCTCCGGCCGGAGGTCTACGGCGAGTGGAACACCGACCAGCTCACCGCCGCCCTGCGCCCGTACGGCATCCGCACGGTCCAGGTCTGGGGCACCACCGAGGACGGCAAGGGCGCCAACCGCCGCGGCATCCGCCGCGCCGACGTCATCCGCGCCATCGCGGAACGTGACGGTCGGGCTGTCGCGGCCTGA
- a CDS encoding GntR family transcriptional regulator, whose protein sequence is MAKEYERIANDLRGSIRDGDLKPGDRLPSEAELVERYGKSGPTVQAALRVLQYEGLIDKQHGRGSFVRRPRSTVQRTNERHQWEKDRAREPEEHRQKTGATEYDTGLKVDDLVFHASYRETEASKDIAQAFGVPEGTALVERTYRTRYAAERAPFALVTSYLVRELVAENPDLLDETKEPWPGGTMNQLHTVGIELDRIEESYSTRPPTPEEAEELELPPGMPVLLARKISYDTTGRPVEISDITLPGDRTHVHVVTHLDRW, encoded by the coding sequence GTGGCGAAGGAATACGAGCGCATCGCGAACGACCTCCGCGGGTCGATCCGCGACGGCGACCTCAAACCCGGCGACCGACTCCCCTCCGAAGCGGAGTTGGTGGAGCGGTACGGCAAGAGCGGACCGACCGTGCAGGCCGCCCTCCGGGTGCTGCAGTACGAAGGCTTGATCGACAAGCAGCACGGCAGGGGCAGCTTCGTCCGGCGCCCACGCAGCACAGTGCAGCGGACCAACGAACGCCACCAGTGGGAGAAGGACCGCGCCCGCGAACCGGAAGAGCACCGCCAGAAGACCGGCGCGACCGAGTACGACACCGGCCTGAAGGTCGATGACCTGGTCTTCCACGCCTCATACCGGGAAACCGAGGCCTCAAAGGACATCGCCCAAGCCTTCGGCGTGCCCGAGGGCACGGCACTCGTCGAACGCACCTACCGCACCCGCTACGCCGCCGAACGGGCACCGTTCGCCCTGGTCACCTCGTACCTCGTACGCGAGTTGGTCGCGGAGAACCCGGACCTCCTGGACGAGACGAAGGAGCCGTGGCCGGGCGGCACGATGAACCAGCTCCACACGGTCGGCATAGAGCTGGACCGCATCGAGGAGAGCTACTCCACCCGCCCGCCGACGCCGGAGGAGGCGGAAGAGCTGGAGCTACCGCCGGGGATGCCCGTCCTCCTGGCACGCAAGATCTCATACGACACCACCGGCCGGCCGGTGGAGATCTCAGACATCACGCTGCCGGGCGACCGGACCCACGTGCACGTCGTCACGCACCTGGACCGGTGGTGA
- a CDS encoding glycosyltransferase: MARRISVVTAVHAASAAYLQDAYKSLEMQELPAGWEWHWSIREDGTGEEVAPHVPNDIRVTFRQGRGGGPGVTRTMALAEAHGELVKVLDADDQLTPGALARDIAVLDANPNVGWTTSRVLDLLPDGSTAGFDQDPDDGPLERGAVLEHWEAHDFRAQVHPATLCVRRDLLLALGGWMALPASEDTGLLLALNAVSRGWFIREAGLLYRKWPGQMTSQAPHSNAAELEARMSVIAARAHTLTQLDWTIPVSG; the protein is encoded by the coding sequence ATGGCCCGCCGCATCTCCGTCGTGACCGCCGTCCACGCAGCATCCGCGGCGTACCTCCAGGACGCGTACAAGTCCCTGGAGATGCAGGAGCTTCCCGCCGGCTGGGAGTGGCACTGGTCCATCCGGGAGGACGGCACCGGCGAGGAAGTAGCGCCCCACGTGCCGAACGACATCCGCGTGACCTTCCGCCAGGGCCGCGGCGGCGGCCCCGGGGTGACGCGCACGATGGCACTGGCAGAGGCGCACGGCGAACTCGTGAAGGTACTTGACGCCGACGACCAACTCACCCCGGGCGCACTGGCCCGTGACATCGCCGTCCTGGACGCCAACCCGAACGTCGGCTGGACGACTTCACGCGTCCTCGACCTCCTGCCGGACGGCTCGACGGCCGGCTTCGACCAGGACCCGGACGATGGCCCGCTAGAACGCGGAGCGGTACTGGAACACTGGGAGGCCCACGACTTCCGCGCCCAGGTCCACCCGGCAACCCTCTGCGTCCGCCGTGACCTCCTCCTCGCCCTCGGCGGCTGGATGGCACTGCCGGCCTCGGAAGACACGGGCCTCCTCCTGGCTCTCAACGCAGTCAGCCGCGGCTGGTTCATCCGCGAAGCGGGCCTCCTCTACCGCAAGTGGCCAGGCCAGATGACCAGCCAGGCACCCCACAGCAACGCGGCAGAGCTGGAAGCCCGCATGTCCGTCATCGCGGCCAGAGCCCACACACTGACGCAGCTCGACTGGACCATCCCGGTCAGCGGCTGA
- a CDS encoding GntR family transcriptional regulator — protein MATHYRDVADQLRQKITQGSYENGTRLPAEDKLADVYGVSRPTLRLALEQLQNEGLLDKRHGSGNFVCWPAERLTYPGTARTTGWHGLNTNVSTVEMKADARVAALLEVEEGEKVTAYTYLARRGTRPRSLTHAYVPARLAALISPEEFRRPWGHDIRQQLTESGVQLASSTERLFSRLPTSSEARTLQISPRGTVLVIRRTLSDIAGQVVEGAVVILPGQCTEAIFTTHFGLRSDEGEPITATAEQREASRLGRGSNPPDSDKEVSRD, from the coding sequence ATGGCGACCCACTACCGGGACGTCGCGGATCAGCTCAGACAGAAGATCACCCAGGGCAGTTACGAGAACGGCACGCGGCTTCCGGCCGAGGACAAGCTGGCCGATGTGTACGGCGTCAGCCGCCCCACGCTCAGGCTCGCGCTCGAACAACTGCAGAACGAGGGCCTGCTGGACAAGCGCCACGGCAGCGGCAACTTCGTGTGCTGGCCCGCAGAGCGCCTGACCTACCCCGGCACGGCACGCACCACGGGCTGGCACGGCCTCAACACCAATGTGAGCACGGTGGAGATGAAGGCAGACGCCCGCGTTGCCGCACTCCTGGAGGTTGAGGAGGGCGAGAAAGTGACCGCGTACACCTATCTCGCCCGCCGGGGCACTCGTCCCCGAAGCCTCACCCACGCGTACGTGCCGGCACGGCTGGCCGCGCTGATCTCACCGGAAGAGTTCCGGCGTCCCTGGGGGCACGACATCCGTCAGCAGTTGACGGAGTCCGGCGTACAACTGGCGTCCAGCACAGAACGGCTCTTCTCGCGCCTGCCCACGTCCTCCGAGGCCCGCACCCTGCAGATCAGCCCGAGAGGGACGGTCCTGGTAATCAGACGGACCCTCAGTGACATCGCCGGTCAGGTGGTCGAGGGAGCGGTGGTCATCCTCCCGGGCCAGTGCACAGAGGCGATCTTCACCACGCATTTCGGACTCCGCAGCGACGAGGGCGAACCCATAACGGCGACGGCCGAGCAACGCGAAGCGAGCCGGCTCGGCCGGGGCTCAAACCCACCAGACAGCGACAAGGAGGTATCACGTGACTGA